One window from the genome of Rickettsiella endosymbiont of Xylota segnis encodes:
- a CDS encoding dihydroorotase translates to MMELMNKQLLKLPGLIDPHVHFRTPGWEYKEDWKTAAKASIKGGYTTVFDMPNTIPPTVTEIALVEKKVLIDKQLKEVKIPLRYYLYFGADKHHLNEIKKIKGQVIGIKVFMGCSTGGLVIDDDESLHAIFKIAAEENMLVAVHAEDEQRLKENAKKFEGSQPYSIHSKIRDESAAILAVKKAIHLVRLYGTRLYILHVSTRQEIDLIAQAKEEGLPVFAETTPHHLFLNNSDYQNLKGKAVMNPPLRAPEHKMALFSAIKSGIIDTIGSDHAPHTLEEKAKAYGDCPSGVPGIETTLPLLFEAYHQNLLSLDNIMDLTSRRAKKIFNLTDCPDDYVLVDLSLAKIVEDKRLSTKCQWSPFAGRLLRGWPVTTVLKGHVYDLNKI, encoded by the coding sequence ATGATGGAACTTATGAACAAACAATTATTAAAGCTGCCTGGATTAATTGATCCCCATGTTCATTTTCGAACGCCAGGATGGGAATATAAAGAAGATTGGAAAACAGCAGCTAAGGCTAGCATCAAAGGAGGCTATACTACCGTTTTTGATATGCCTAATACTATTCCTCCCACCGTTACAGAAATTGCTTTAGTAGAAAAAAAAGTACTTATTGATAAACAGTTAAAAGAAGTAAAAATTCCACTTCGTTATTATTTATATTTTGGTGCTGATAAACATCATTTGAATGAAATAAAAAAAATAAAAGGTCAGGTTATTGGTATTAAAGTGTTTATGGGATGTAGCACAGGCGGGTTAGTTATTGATGATGATGAAAGCTTACATGCTATTTTTAAGATAGCGGCTGAAGAAAATATGTTAGTTGCAGTTCATGCAGAAGATGAACAGCGATTAAAAGAAAATGCAAAAAAATTTGAAGGGTCTCAGCCATATTCAATTCATTCTAAAATTCGTGATGAATCAGCAGCAATACTAGCCGTTAAAAAAGCAATTCATCTCGTTCGTTTGTATGGAACGCGATTATATATTTTGCATGTTAGTACCCGTCAAGAAATTGATTTAATTGCTCAAGCAAAAGAGGAAGGACTTCCAGTTTTTGCAGAAACGACACCGCATCATTTATTTTTGAATAATTCAGATTATCAAAACTTAAAAGGAAAGGCGGTAATGAATCCACCTTTGCGAGCTCCTGAGCATAAAATGGCATTATTTTCTGCAATAAAATCCGGTATTATTGATACGATAGGTTCTGATCATGCTCCACATACCCTAGAAGAAAAAGCTAAAGCTTATGGTGATTGTCCATCAGGTGTTCCAGGTATAGAAACTACATTGCCATTATTATTTGAAGCCTATCATCAAAATCTGCTTTCTTTGGATAATATAATGGATTTAACTTCTCGACGTGCAAAAAAAATATTTAATTTAACCGATTGTCCAGACGATTATGTGTTAGTGGATTTATCTTTAGCAAAGATAGTTGAAGACAAGCGTCTCAGTACTAAATGCCAGTGGTCACCCTTTGCGGGACGTCTTTTGAGGGGCTGGCCTGTTACTACAGTGTTAAAAGGACATGTCTATGATTTAAACAAAATATAA
- a CDS encoding uroporphyrinogen-III synthase yields MTALQGLRILITRPALQAKDLAAQTQYYGGVVVYFPTLEIIATKNIKKVLLCIKKLKEYDFVIFISPNSVFNTAESIHSICLFWPGNTKTIATGPGTASALKQCGLPSDHCPEKDFNVTGLLNLAALQDIKQKKILIIKGAGGRSYLAKGLKARGALIENLIVYKRQLPKIDKTDIPNEDSIDVIICTSHSGLKNLVSLLYPYWQDILFKKQLLVISSRLTDSAKKLGFVKPPLISDNATNTAILQTLFSWREQSLWNHSPHPN; encoded by the coding sequence ATGACAGCTTTACAAGGTTTACGCATCCTCATTACTCGCCCTGCTCTTCAAGCAAAAGATCTAGCAGCTCAAACTCAGTATTATGGCGGGGTAGTGGTATATTTCCCAACGCTGGAAATTATTGCTACCAAGAATATAAAAAAAGTCTTATTATGCATAAAAAAGCTTAAAGAATATGATTTTGTTATCTTTATTAGCCCTAACTCGGTCTTCAATACTGCGGAATCTATTCATAGTATTTGTCTTTTTTGGCCTGGAAATACTAAAACCATCGCCACTGGACCTGGGACCGCATCAGCTTTAAAACAATGTGGCCTGCCTAGTGATCACTGTCCAGAAAAGGATTTTAATGTCACTGGCCTATTAAACCTTGCTGCGCTACAAGACATAAAACAAAAAAAAATTTTAATCATCAAAGGCGCAGGGGGTCGCTCCTATTTAGCCAAGGGTTTAAAAGCTCGAGGTGCTCTGATAGAGAACCTAATCGTTTACAAGCGACAACTACCAAAAATTGATAAAACTGATATTCCGAATGAAGACTCAATTGACGTCATTATTTGTACTAGTCACAGCGGATTAAAAAATCTAGTTAGCTTATTGTATCCTTACTGGCAGGATATTTTATTTAAAAAACAATTGCTCGTTATTAGTTCTCGACTTACTGATAGTGCTAAGAAACTAGGTTTTGTCAAACCGCCCTTAATATCGGATAATGCAACAAATACAGCTATCTTACAAACTCTGTTTTCCTGGCGGGAGCAATCACTATGGAATCACAGTCCACACCCAAATTAG
- a CDS encoding heme biosynthesis protein HemY: MYRFFIFLLVLAVSVWIGVKITADPGYILINWHQLALEMPLWLGILILIISFILIYYLIRFFNYVFMLPKQWRLNLDKKRLQKTTALNDQRLFSSIYQKPQNWHNILEILPQLESKTWISKAQIQQIQQESCENLLSEEKYTYNLSTLEDIWNNLPSKLKKDPLLLNYYVEGLIRHHEDAKAELLIVKRLKKQWFGPLVATYSLIKSSNPARQLTIAEQWLKKHPDDPYLLLGLGRLCKQRKLWGKARDYLEKSLIYDSSNLETYLELGELSENLEEPLQALAWFKKGLIKEFTS, from the coding sequence ATGTATCGGTTTTTTATATTTTTATTAGTTCTTGCCGTTTCAGTTTGGATTGGCGTTAAAATAACCGCCGACCCAGGTTATATACTAATTAATTGGCATCAACTTGCCTTAGAAATGCCATTATGGTTAGGTATCTTAATTTTAATCATTAGCTTTATTTTAATTTACTATTTAATTCGGTTCTTTAACTATGTATTCATGCTTCCAAAACAATGGCGTCTGAATTTAGATAAAAAGCGTTTACAAAAAACTACCGCACTAAACGATCAACGTCTGTTTTCTTCTATCTATCAAAAGCCACAAAACTGGCATAATATTTTAGAAATTTTGCCTCAATTAGAAAGTAAAACCTGGATATCTAAAGCGCAAATTCAACAAATACAGCAAGAAAGTTGTGAAAATTTGTTAAGTGAAGAAAAATATACATACAATTTATCAACGCTTGAGGACATATGGAACAATTTACCATCTAAATTAAAAAAAGATCCTTTACTCTTAAATTATTACGTTGAAGGCCTTATAAGACATCATGAAGACGCAAAAGCTGAATTATTAATAGTAAAACGGTTAAAAAAACAATGGTTTGGCCCACTTGTTGCAACCTATAGCCTTATTAAAAGTTCAAACCCTGCACGTCAGTTGACAATAGCGGAACAATGGCTAAAAAAACATCCTGATGACCCCTACCTTTTATTAGGTTTAGGTCGGCTTTGTAAACAGAGAAAATTATGGGGTAAGGCACGAGATTATTTAGAAAAGAGTTTAATCTACGATTCTTCTAATTTAGAAACATATCTAGAATTAGGTGAGTTATCTGAAAACCTTGAAGAACCACTCCAAGCTTTAGCTTGGTTTAAAAAGGGATTAATTAAAGAATTTACTTCTTAA
- a CDS encoding uroporphyrinogen-III C-methyltransferase — protein sequence MESQSTPKLEETEIKIKKNKPLRSKSCFTAWCAIGLLLITWIGLFLGLSFFWLKNRERVNGYHNQLSALQNQIAQGQTDDKSRQQQISQLQNFIEQKFSANDNAILLANVNQLIQLAQYNLIYFHDIDNALSALMLADKQLGTIISPDIRLENLHQLLTQYLTSLKALPRIELSTSLAQIQALKMQITQLPLLATSNSTTPNPDVSASNLSGNKWMRMLQNSLDSFRQLIIIRHLNKPIEPLLPEIEQQYLQHNLLLLLQQAQWALIHYEPTIYQSSLLEIQENIKNHFASSSSNTQAVLQIINQLKQIDLQNPTLDLNPLLEAISVMKKPPNYPNATPVISSSQKESS from the coding sequence ATGGAATCACAGTCCACACCCAAATTAGAAGAAACCGAAATAAAGATCAAAAAAAACAAGCCTTTACGTTCTAAAAGCTGTTTTACAGCTTGGTGTGCAATCGGATTGTTACTCATCACATGGATTGGTTTATTTTTAGGCTTAAGTTTTTTTTGGTTAAAAAACAGAGAGCGAGTGAACGGATATCATAATCAACTATCTGCCCTACAAAATCAGATCGCGCAAGGTCAAACTGACGACAAAAGTCGTCAGCAACAAATCTCACAATTACAAAATTTTATAGAACAAAAATTCTCCGCTAACGATAATGCTATTCTGCTCGCAAACGTTAATCAACTAATTCAACTAGCTCAGTATAATCTCATTTATTTTCATGATATCGACAACGCTTTGTCTGCATTGATGTTAGCCGATAAACAATTAGGAACAATAATAAGTCCGGATATTCGATTGGAAAATCTTCACCAATTATTAACTCAATATTTAACTAGCTTAAAAGCTTTACCTCGTATTGAACTATCCACTAGTTTAGCGCAGATACAGGCTTTAAAAATGCAAATTACGCAATTGCCTTTATTGGCAACATCTAATTCAACTACCCCAAATCCTGATGTTTCTGCCAGTAATCTCTCGGGAAATAAATGGATGCGTATGCTGCAAAATAGTCTAGATAGCTTTCGCCAGCTGATCATTATTCGACATTTAAATAAACCTATAGAGCCTTTATTGCCAGAAATAGAACAGCAATATTTGCAACATAACTTACTTTTATTATTGCAACAAGCTCAATGGGCATTAATACATTATGAACCAACTATTTATCAATCTAGTTTGCTAGAAATTCAAGAAAATATTAAGAATCATTTTGCATCTAGCTCGTCCAACACACAAGCAGTCCTGCAAATTATTAATCAATTAAAACAAATCGATTTACAAAATCCTACTCTCGATTTAAATCCATTACTCGAAGCAATTTCGGTTATGAAAAAACCCCCTAACTATCCTAACGCTACTCCTGTTATTTCCTCTAGTCAAAAGGAATCCTCTTGA
- the pyrI gene encoding aspartate carbamoyltransferase regulatory subunit, with protein sequence MIKTRSVSAIDNGVVIDHIPAGQSLKIMRLLHVVNSKQRVTLGLNLRSTSLKLKDLIKIENRLLTPQEIDHVAIFAPGATISRIVNFKVSEKINCELPKTIRDVLVCPNLNCINHIECKGYFKLEGSSNQVKLRCFYCEKQFERDQVEEICL encoded by the coding sequence ATGATTAAAACCCGTTCCGTTTCTGCGATTGATAATGGAGTCGTCATCGACCATATTCCAGCAGGCCAATCCCTTAAAATTATGCGTTTATTACATGTGGTTAATAGTAAACAACGTGTTACTTTAGGCTTAAATTTGCGAAGTACCTCTTTGAAACTGAAAGATTTAATTAAAATTGAAAATCGATTGCTTACTCCACAGGAAATTGATCATGTTGCAATCTTTGCTCCCGGTGCTACGATTAGCCGCATTGTAAATTTTAAGGTTAGTGAAAAAATTAATTGCGAACTACCTAAGACTATACGTGATGTATTAGTATGCCCAAATTTAAATTGTATCAATCATATCGAATGTAAAGGCTATTTTAAACTCGAAGGGTCATCAAATCAGGTGAAATTACGTTGTTTTTACTGTGAAAAACAATTTGAACGCGACCAAGTAGAAGAAATTTGTTTATGA
- the pyrB gene encoding aspartate carbamoyltransferase produces MSKVLGQKDIISVRDLSLIQINTILNLAKKFKKNLAKKYLLDKIVAHCFFEPSTRTRLSFETATLRLGGQVIGFSGSENISIKKGEDLQDTIKTISCYADLIIIRHPLEGSARLAAEFSDKPIINAGDGANQHPTQALSDLFTIQEAQENLEGLSIAFVGDLKYGRAVHSLVQLCALFNMRLFLVSPSLLALPEIICDELKHKGIRFSFHANLDEVISKVDILYMTRLQQERFNQSEHQLFENQHILTRDKLKKVKTNLNILHPLPRGCEIDKTIDETSYALYFKQVVNAIYIRQAVLTLLLDRISL; encoded by the coding sequence ATGTCAAAAGTTTTGGGTCAAAAAGATATTATATCAGTTCGTGATCTTTCTTTAATTCAAATAAATACTATATTAAATCTTGCTAAAAAATTTAAGAAAAATCTAGCTAAAAAATATTTGCTTGATAAAATTGTTGCGCACTGTTTTTTTGAACCTTCAACACGTACCCGCTTATCCTTTGAAACAGCTACTTTACGTTTGGGAGGGCAAGTCATAGGCTTTTCCGGTAGCGAAAATATATCTATTAAAAAAGGGGAAGATTTACAAGACACAATCAAGACGATTTCTTGTTATGCTGATCTTATTATAATTCGTCATCCACTCGAAGGGTCCGCACGTTTAGCTGCAGAATTTTCCGATAAGCCTATTATTAATGCTGGAGATGGAGCAAATCAACATCCTACGCAAGCCCTGTCTGATTTATTTACTATCCAAGAAGCACAAGAAAACTTAGAAGGATTATCTATAGCGTTTGTAGGTGATTTAAAATACGGGCGTGCGGTGCATTCTTTAGTGCAACTTTGCGCTTTATTTAACATGAGGCTTTTTTTGGTTTCACCTTCATTATTAGCATTACCAGAAATAATATGTGATGAATTAAAACATAAAGGTATTCGATTTTCTTTTCATGCAAATTTAGACGAAGTGATCTCGAAAGTAGATATTTTATATATGACTAGACTACAACAGGAAAGATTTAACCAATCCGAACATCAACTATTTGAAAATCAACATATTCTGACGCGAGATAAATTAAAAAAGGTTAAAACTAATTTAAATATCTTACATCCTTTGCCTCGAGGTTGTGAAATTGATAAAACCATTGATGAAACTTCTTATGCTTTATATTTTAAACAAGTTGTCAACGCAATTTATATCAGACAAGCTGTTTTAACGTTACTACTTGATAGAATATCGCTTTAG